A portion of the Euzebya sp. genome contains these proteins:
- a CDS encoding GNAT family N-acetyltransferase: MRPVDDPAEILAIYQRAPHVHPYGIADVVQLWPTSTWWRRGDAVVGLLDLPGGDVVYSVTADPSARPATLELLADLAAPARGDLPDAFTITGPTGLTAALEGAGYTARWADAYDKLHLPPDAPLPDPPDDLVVLDRADVPAMTALFATDPDAGDFFHAGLVDTGFYLGRREGRSPDGVLVAVAGVHVVEPGTGVAAIGNVATHPSHRRRGHGRAVVVGLVHRLREVADVIGLNVRHRTAPARALYRDLGFLHATTYEEAAVVRGSPR; the protein is encoded by the coding sequence ATGCGGCCCGTCGACGACCCCGCGGAGATCCTCGCGATCTACCAGCGGGCCCCCCACGTCCACCCCTACGGCATCGCCGACGTGGTGCAGCTGTGGCCGACCTCGACGTGGTGGCGGCGGGGGGACGCCGTCGTGGGCCTCCTCGACCTCCCGGGAGGTGACGTCGTCTACAGCGTGACCGCGGACCCGTCGGCCCGTCCCGCCACCCTCGAGCTGCTCGCGGACCTGGCCGCACCCGCGCGGGGGGACCTCCCGGACGCGTTCACGATCACCGGCCCGACCGGGTTGACGGCGGCGCTGGAGGGGGCGGGCTACACCGCCCGGTGGGCCGACGCGTACGACAAGCTGCACCTCCCCCCGGACGCGCCCCTCCCGGACCCACCGGACGACCTGGTGGTGCTCGACCGCGCGGACGTGCCGGCGATGACCGCGCTGTTCGCGACCGACCCCGATGCCGGGGACTTCTTCCACGCCGGCCTGGTCGACACCGGCTTCTACCTGGGCCGCCGCGAGGGCCGGAGCCCCGACGGGGTGCTGGTCGCCGTCGCCGGCGTCCACGTGGTCGAGCCCGGCACCGGGGTGGCCGCGATCGGCAACGTGGCGACCCACCCCTCCCACCGCCGGCGCGGGCACGGCCGGGCCGTCGTGGTCGGCCTGGTCCACCGCCTGCGGGAGGTCGCCGACGTCATCGGGCTGAACGTCCGGCACCGCACCGCCCCCGCCCGGGCGCTGTACCGCGACCTCGGGTTCCTCCACGCGACGACCTACGAGGAGGCCGCGGTCGTCAGGGGTTCACCACGTTGA
- a CDS encoding GAF domain-containing protein, whose protein sequence is MAHQTPDPVLTAVTAAATRATGAAVGLLLRAEGRVLRVVATAGAVPPDVLGEPISIGDGVAGYVVAAGQPLVLSAGSADPRLGEGTASLLGTNPSSVLAVPVQGDEHVLGVIELLDAIDGTFGVDDTEQATLHAGVAAAALADERLAGMRDVPDPAELAAELRRLAAADPSRYATVATILQSLVR, encoded by the coding sequence ATGGCCCACCAGACCCCCGACCCCGTCCTCACGGCCGTGACCGCCGCGGCGACCCGCGCCACCGGGGCCGCGGTCGGGCTGCTGCTGCGGGCAGAGGGACGGGTCCTGCGCGTCGTCGCCACCGCCGGTGCGGTGCCACCCGACGTGCTCGGGGAACCGATCTCGATCGGCGACGGCGTGGCGGGCTACGTCGTCGCCGCGGGCCAGCCGCTGGTGCTGTCCGCCGGCTCCGCGGACCCCCGGCTCGGGGAGGGCACGGCGAGCCTGCTCGGCACCAACCCCTCCTCCGTCCTCGCGGTGCCGGTCCAGGGCGACGAGCACGTCCTCGGCGTCATCGAGCTGCTCGACGCCATCGACGGGACCTTCGGGGTCGACGACACCGAGCAGGCGACCCTCCACGCCGGCGTGGCGGCCGCGGCGCTGGCCGACGAGCGCCTGGCCGGCATGCGCGACGTCCCCGACCCGGCCGAGCTGGCGGCTGAGCTGCGGCGACTGGCCGCGGCCGACCCGTCCCGCTACGCGACCGTCGCGACGATCCTGCAGTCGCTGGTGCGGTGA
- a CDS encoding S8 family serine peptidase, which translates to MSRADIPAWAKESAVLELAAVTSLGDLTPEWAWGGSTGEGVRVAVVDSGVDADHPDLEGCVDAGGGMAFRLDPDGEVIATPGPHRDAFGHGTACAGIIHSLAPDATITSVKVLGEGLSGKAAVFLRGLAWCVEQGFDVINLSLGTTKQDWALAFYEVCDSAYFAGSFVVTAANNVQRPSWPSLIGSVTSVACNLSADPERFHYNPEPPTEFLAHGVDVEVAWRGGSRIVGTGNSYAAPHIAGIAARIKAKHPDLRPFQLKTVLWATAANVLEAPTRAGARRPRLIASAKASGAFGTQDLRRAGVAPSSPSAPSRSKI; encoded by the coding sequence ATGTCGCGGGCGGACATCCCCGCGTGGGCGAAGGAGTCGGCGGTCCTCGAGCTCGCCGCGGTCACCTCGCTCGGGGACCTGACGCCGGAGTGGGCCTGGGGAGGCTCGACCGGCGAGGGCGTCAGGGTGGCCGTCGTGGACTCCGGGGTCGACGCGGACCACCCGGACCTCGAGGGGTGCGTCGACGCCGGCGGCGGCATGGCCTTCCGCCTGGACCCGGACGGGGAGGTCATCGCCACGCCGGGACCGCACCGGGACGCCTTCGGGCACGGGACGGCCTGCGCGGGGATCATCCACAGCCTGGCGCCCGACGCGACGATCACATCGGTCAAGGTGCTGGGCGAGGGACTCAGCGGCAAGGCGGCGGTGTTCCTCCGCGGGCTCGCCTGGTGCGTCGAGCAGGGCTTCGACGTGATCAACCTGTCGCTCGGGACGACCAAGCAGGACTGGGCCCTGGCCTTCTACGAGGTCTGTGACTCCGCGTACTTCGCCGGGTCGTTCGTGGTGACGGCCGCGAACAACGTCCAGCGCCCCTCGTGGCCGTCGCTGATCGGGTCCGTCACGAGCGTCGCGTGCAACCTGAGCGCGGACCCCGAGCGGTTCCACTACAACCCCGAGCCGCCGACGGAGTTCCTGGCCCACGGCGTCGACGTCGAGGTGGCGTGGCGGGGCGGGTCCCGCATCGTCGGCACGGGCAACTCCTACGCCGCGCCGCACATCGCCGGGATCGCCGCGCGGATCAAGGCGAAGCACCCGGACCTGCGGCCGTTCCAGCTCAAGACCGTCCTGTGGGCGACCGCGGCGAACGTCCTGGAGGCGCCGACGCGCGCAGGTGCACGGCGCCCACGGCTCATCGCGTCGGCCAAGGCCTCCGGGGCGTTCGGGACCCAGGACCTCCGCCGTGCCGGCGTGGCCCCCTCCTCCCCCTCCGCGCCCTCCCGATCCAAGATCTGA
- a CDS encoding glutathione S-transferase family protein, with the protein MATETHDRYVTDSYERDTDYITDRIVADPQREGEWPVEADRYRLVVARACPWANRALIVRRLLGLEDVLSMGIAGPVHDADSWTFDLDPGEVDPVLGIPRLKDAYLARFPDYPKGITVPAIVDVPTGQVVTNDYPTMTLDLSTEWTAHYRDGAPDLFPDGRREEILEVADSFYEDVNNGVYKCGFAGSQASYERAYAALFDRLDELSRRLETQRYLVGDTITEADVRLWTTLARFDAVYHGHFKCNRVKLTEMPVLWAYARDLFQTPGFGDTQHFTQIKQHYYATHLDINPTGVVPAGPDLTVWAEPHHREALGGSPFGDGTPPGPVRADERVPAADNPALPLLGLSHA; encoded by the coding sequence ATGGCCACCGAGACCCACGACCGCTACGTCACCGACTCCTACGAGCGCGACACCGACTACATCACCGACCGGATCGTCGCCGACCCGCAGCGGGAGGGTGAGTGGCCGGTCGAGGCGGACCGCTACCGGCTGGTCGTCGCCCGCGCCTGCCCGTGGGCGAACCGGGCGCTGATCGTCCGGCGGCTGCTCGGGCTCGAGGACGTCCTGTCGATGGGCATCGCCGGACCGGTGCACGACGCGGACTCCTGGACCTTCGACCTCGATCCCGGCGAGGTCGATCCCGTCCTCGGCATCCCTCGATTGAAGGACGCCTACCTGGCCCGCTTCCCCGACTACCCGAAGGGCATCACCGTCCCCGCGATCGTCGACGTGCCGACGGGGCAGGTCGTCACGAACGACTACCCGACGATGACGCTCGACCTGTCGACGGAGTGGACCGCCCACTACCGCGACGGCGCCCCGGACCTGTTCCCCGACGGACGTCGGGAGGAGATCCTCGAGGTCGCCGACAGCTTCTACGAGGACGTCAACAACGGGGTCTACAAGTGCGGGTTCGCGGGCTCCCAGGCGTCCTACGAACGGGCCTACGCCGCGCTGTTCGACCGGCTCGACGAGCTCAGCCGGCGCCTCGAGACCCAGCGCTACCTCGTCGGGGACACGATCACCGAGGCCGACGTCCGGCTGTGGACGACCCTCGCCCGCTTCGACGCGGTGTACCACGGCCACTTCAAGTGCAACCGGGTCAAGCTGACCGAGATGCCGGTCCTGTGGGCCTACGCCCGCGATCTCTTCCAGACCCCCGGGTTCGGCGACACCCAGCACTTCACCCAGATCAAGCAGCACTACTACGCGACCCATCTCGACATCAACCCCACCGGGGTCGTGCCCGCCGGTCCCGACCTGACGGTGTGGGCCGAGCCGCACCACCGTGAGGCGCTCGGCGGCAGCCCGTTCGGTGACGGGACCCCGCCCGGCCCCGTCCGCGCCGACGAGCGGGTGCCCGCGGCGGACAACCCGGCCCTGCCCCTCCTCGGCCTGTCACACGCCTGA
- a CDS encoding chloride channel protein — MNAPTKVRGRMIAFARREPGLLALGGVIGILTGLLAFALIQVIGLAQDLAFGAEASTLRTVLVPALGALVVGLLVAYWVPETAGGGITEVMRTIALRGSRFRKRVPAGMLVASGVALGTGGSGGREAPIVLGGGAVGSLVGAAFGVDEDRMRTLVAAGAAAGIGASFNAPIGGMLFAIELILGRLSARSRQVGVLAAVAGSVTARELVGPEIVFESRVEYGLTDPRELLGYALIGILAALVGMAFLHGERIGHDLFDRLPGWRPLRVALGGLGVGLIALAVPEVLGSGHQLPPIFGDTEPIDTMIDGATAGGGWEPVRILLTLMVAKFGATMLSVTSGNAVGSLLPTLFCGAALGGAVGHAADLLVPSASLEPGAYALVGMAAVFAAAARAPLTAILIVFELTGDYGLVLPLMFAAGLATFVADRMHPDGIYTAPLKRQGIVVDEPEEIDVMQSVTVGEVMTSDPPSVGVDMGLDALRHRFAETGHHGFAVVDDRGGLVGVVTISDLPDPPVEGEDPRTAVDVCSRKPLTVSPTTPVFRALHRMAAADVGRLPVVDPQTSPSLVGMLRRADIIEAYRQAVNQGLGRQHRKERIAMRELSGVHFVELTVAIGSPAAGMALRDLQLPEGTTITSVRREGRLIVPRGDTILYSGDEVVALADVEGRDQLDALFERD, encoded by the coding sequence GTGAACGCGCCCACGAAGGTCCGCGGTCGGATGATCGCGTTCGCACGGCGCGAGCCCGGGCTGCTCGCGCTCGGTGGGGTCATCGGGATCCTGACGGGCCTCCTCGCCTTCGCGTTGATCCAGGTGATCGGGCTCGCCCAGGACCTCGCCTTCGGCGCGGAGGCCTCGACGCTACGGACCGTCCTGGTCCCCGCGCTCGGCGCGCTGGTCGTCGGACTGCTCGTGGCGTACTGGGTGCCGGAGACGGCCGGCGGCGGGATCACCGAGGTGATGCGGACGATCGCCCTGCGCGGGAGCCGGTTCCGCAAGCGTGTGCCGGCCGGGATGCTCGTCGCCTCGGGGGTGGCGCTCGGCACCGGCGGGTCCGGTGGCCGTGAGGCCCCGATCGTCCTCGGCGGCGGGGCGGTCGGGTCGCTCGTGGGCGCGGCGTTCGGCGTTGACGAGGACCGGATGCGCACGCTCGTCGCCGCCGGTGCGGCCGCGGGGATCGGTGCGTCGTTCAACGCGCCGATCGGCGGGATGCTGTTCGCGATCGAGCTGATCCTCGGGCGGCTGTCCGCCCGGTCGCGGCAGGTCGGGGTCCTCGCCGCCGTCGCCGGGTCGGTCACCGCCCGGGAGCTGGTCGGTCCCGAGATCGTCTTCGAGTCCCGCGTCGAGTACGGCCTCACCGACCCGCGCGAGCTGCTCGGCTACGCCCTGATCGGGATCCTCGCCGCGCTGGTGGGGATGGCGTTCCTGCACGGCGAGCGGATCGGCCACGACCTGTTCGACCGCCTCCCCGGCTGGCGTCCGCTGCGGGTCGCGCTCGGTGGCCTCGGCGTCGGCCTGATCGCCCTCGCCGTGCCGGAGGTCCTGGGCAGCGGGCACCAGCTCCCGCCGATCTTCGGCGACACCGAGCCGATCGACACGATGATCGACGGGGCCACCGCCGGAGGAGGGTGGGAGCCGGTCCGCATCCTGCTCACCCTGATGGTCGCGAAGTTCGGCGCGACCATGCTGTCGGTCACGTCCGGGAACGCGGTCGGCTCGCTGCTGCCGACCCTCTTCTGCGGCGCGGCGCTCGGCGGGGCGGTCGGCCACGCCGCCGATCTGCTCGTGCCCTCGGCCTCGCTCGAACCGGGGGCCTACGCGCTGGTCGGCATGGCGGCCGTGTTCGCCGCCGCCGCCCGGGCGCCGCTGACGGCCATCCTGATCGTGTTCGAGCTGACCGGCGACTACGGGCTGGTGCTGCCGCTGATGTTCGCCGCCGGCCTGGCGACGTTCGTCGCCGACCGGATGCACCCCGACGGCATCTACACCGCCCCGCTCAAGCGGCAGGGCATCGTCGTCGACGAGCCCGAGGAGATCGACGTCATGCAGTCGGTCACCGTCGGCGAGGTGATGACCAGCGACCCGCCGAGCGTCGGTGTCGACATGGGCCTCGACGCGCTCCGCCACCGCTTCGCCGAGACCGGCCACCACGGCTTCGCCGTCGTCGACGACCGCGGCGGCCTCGTCGGGGTGGTGACGATCAGCGACCTCCCCGACCCGCCGGTCGAGGGGGAGGACCCCCGGACCGCCGTCGACGTGTGCAGCCGCAAGCCCCTCACCGTGTCGCCGACCACGCCGGTGTTCCGCGCCCTCCACCGGATGGCGGCCGCGGACGTCGGACGGCTGCCCGTGGTCGACCCGCAGACCAGCCCCTCCCTCGTCGGCATGCTGCGGCGGGCCGACATCATCGAGGCCTACCGGCAGGCGGTGAACCAGGGTCTGGGCAGGCAGCACCGCAAGGAGCGCATCGCGATGCGCGAGCTCAGCGGCGTGCACTTCGTCGAGCTGACCGTCGCGATCGGCTCGCCGGCGGCGGGGATGGCCCTGCGGGACCTGCAGCTGCCCGAGGGCACGACGATCACCAGCGTCCGACGCGAGGGCCGGTTGATCGTCCCGCGCGGCGACACCATCCTGTACTCCGGCGACGAGGTCGTGGCGCTGGCGGACGTGGAGGGGCGCGACCAGCTCGATGCGCTGTTCGAGCGCGACTGA
- the purU gene encoding formyltetrahydrofolate deformylase translates to MTQPTSYVLTLECEDQPGIVAGIANGIADLGGNILSNAQFSEPSISRFCMRTRFAVDIDDPTEIAAALGDRVTAFGAHLEVRRADHRTRTVVLVSKFDHCLRDLLYRWHAGELPIDIPLVVSNHWDLQQVAANYGVPFVHIPVTADTKAEAEGRLRELLVAHDIELVVLARYMQILSDGLCEQLEGRAINIHHSFLPGFKGARPYHQAWERGVKLIGATAHYVTADLDEGPIIDQDVARVSHSDTPEDLATIGRDVERIVLSRAVKAHAEHRVFRFAERTIVFR, encoded by the coding sequence ATGACCCAGCCCACCAGCTACGTGCTGACGCTCGAGTGCGAGGACCAGCCGGGCATCGTCGCCGGCATCGCGAACGGCATCGCCGACCTCGGCGGCAACATCCTCTCGAACGCCCAGTTCAGCGAGCCGTCGATCAGCCGGTTCTGCATGCGCACCCGCTTCGCCGTCGACATCGACGACCCGACCGAGATCGCCGCGGCGCTCGGGGACCGCGTGACGGCGTTCGGCGCCCACCTCGAGGTGCGGCGCGCCGACCACCGGACCCGCACCGTGGTCCTCGTCAGCAAGTTCGACCACTGCCTCCGGGATCTGCTGTACCGCTGGCACGCCGGCGAGCTGCCGATCGACATCCCGCTGGTCGTCAGCAACCACTGGGACCTCCAGCAGGTCGCGGCGAACTACGGCGTCCCGTTCGTCCACATCCCGGTGACGGCGGACACCAAGGCCGAGGCGGAGGGTCGGTTGCGCGAGCTCCTCGTGGCGCACGACATCGAGCTGGTCGTGCTCGCCCGGTACATGCAGATCCTGTCCGACGGGCTGTGCGAGCAGCTGGAGGGACGGGCGATCAACATCCACCACTCGTTCCTGCCCGGGTTCAAGGGGGCGCGGCCGTACCACCAGGCGTGGGAGCGGGGGGTCAAGCTGATCGGGGCGACCGCCCACTACGTGACCGCCGACCTCGACGAGGGGCCGATCATCGACCAGGACGTCGCGCGGGTCAGCCACTCCGACACCCCGGAGGACCTCGCGACCATCGGCCGCGACGTCGAGCGCATCGTCCTGTCCCGCGCCGTCAAGGCCCACGCGGAGCACCGCGTCTTCCGCTTCGCGGAACGGACGATCGTGTTCCGATGA
- a CDS encoding lycopene cyclase family protein, with protein MPHHDPVDVLVVGAGPTGRALAHRAVASGLTAAVLDPSPARAWPATYGAWEDELPGWLPPALHAVRSDVVEVVARRTHRLDRAYVVLDTPGLQRHLSSDDRVGVVTGAAVGSRRVIGGAAGTVGVVARTGETVPARVVVDASGDRRTLTGGRAPGDRAAQTAVGVVLDRTDLPTVFMDWSVDHGRDPSAGAWPTFLYQVPLGGGRVLLEETALARRPALSHDELRSRLAARLAARGIEVPADAPEEVVTIAVDTPRTRGTGHVIPFGAAVPLIHPATGYGLAAALRMADPVVAAIAAHLPDGRAAATAAREVLWPCRARLVHHLRRRGLEALLALPPDRVPDFFDRFFSLPREQQRAYLSSRTDLVGVARAQLALFAAADPPLRRHLLRWGAMPIGDAHA; from the coding sequence GTGCCCCACCACGACCCCGTCGACGTTCTGGTGGTCGGCGCCGGCCCGACGGGACGGGCGCTCGCGCACCGCGCGGTGGCGTCCGGTCTGACCGCGGCGGTGCTCGACCCCTCCCCCGCCCGCGCCTGGCCGGCGACGTACGGGGCCTGGGAGGACGAGCTCCCCGGGTGGCTCCCACCCGCGCTGCACGCCGTTCGCAGCGACGTCGTCGAGGTCGTCGCCCGGCGGACCCACCGCCTCGACCGCGCGTACGTGGTGCTCGACACCCCGGGTCTGCAGCGCCACCTGTCGTCCGACGACCGGGTGGGCGTGGTCACGGGCGCCGCCGTCGGGTCCCGGCGCGTCATCGGGGGCGCGGCCGGGACCGTGGGCGTCGTCGCCCGGACCGGCGAGACCGTCCCCGCCCGGGTCGTGGTGGACGCGAGCGGCGACCGCCGGACCCTCACCGGCGGCCGTGCGCCCGGCGACCGGGCCGCGCAGACCGCCGTCGGGGTGGTCCTCGACCGCACGGATCTCCCGACGGTGTTCATGGACTGGTCGGTCGACCACGGGCGCGATCCGTCGGCCGGGGCGTGGCCGACCTTCCTGTACCAGGTCCCCCTGGGCGGTGGCCGCGTCCTGTTGGAGGAGACCGCGCTCGCCCGCCGTCCGGCGCTGTCGCACGACGAGCTGCGCAGTCGGCTGGCCGCCCGGCTGGCCGCCCGCGGGATCGAGGTCCCGGCCGACGCCCCGGAGGAGGTCGTGACCATCGCGGTCGACACCCCCCGCACCCGCGGGACCGGGCACGTCATCCCCTTCGGCGCCGCCGTCCCGCTCATCCACCCGGCCACCGGGTACGGCCTGGCCGCCGCGCTGCGGATGGCCGACCCCGTGGTCGCCGCGATCGCGGCCCACCTCCCCGACGGCCGTGCCGCCGCCACCGCCGCCCGCGAGGTGCTGTGGCCCTGCCGCGCCCGGCTGGTCCACCACCTGCGACGGCGGGGGCTGGAGGCGCTGCTCGCCCTCCCCCCGGACCGGGTGCCGGACTTCTTCGACCGGTTCTTCAGCCTCCCCCGCGAGCAGCAGCGCGCCTACCTGTCGTCACGGACCGACCTCGTCGGTGTCGCCCGGGCGCAGCTGGCGCTGTTCGCGGCCGCCGACCCGCCCCTCCGGCGCCACCTGCTCCGTTGGGGCGCGATGCCGATCGGCGACGCGCACGCCTGA
- the yihA gene encoding ribosome biogenesis GTP-binding protein YihA/YsxC, with protein MTAPLAMTFRASADDPDDLPASTAEVAVIGRSNVGKSSLVNAVAGRRELARTSKTPGRTQLLNVFDVTVPGRQGTTLVDLPGYGYAKASKADRGRWQKRMERYVLTREPLVMVMALVDGEVGPTRLDLATLAWLVHHDIPLTVVATKHDKVKSSQRQKRKRQVAEALGVEPGDVVWVSTAKGTGVDRLRGLVGEWLSVA; from the coding sequence GTGACCGCGCCCCTGGCAATGACGTTCCGCGCCTCCGCCGACGACCCGGACGACCTGCCGGCGTCGACCGCGGAGGTGGCGGTGATCGGCCGCTCGAACGTCGGAAAGTCGTCGTTGGTCAACGCCGTCGCCGGCCGCAGGGAGCTCGCGAGGACGTCCAAGACGCCGGGGCGGACCCAACTCCTCAACGTGTTCGACGTCACCGTCCCCGGCCGGCAGGGGACGACGCTCGTGGACCTGCCCGGCTACGGGTACGCGAAGGCGTCCAAGGCCGACCGGGGGCGCTGGCAGAAGCGGATGGAGCGCTACGTCCTGACCCGCGAGCCCCTGGTCATGGTCATGGCCTTGGTCGACGGGGAGGTGGGTCCGACGCGCCTCGACCTGGCGACCCTCGCCTGGCTGGTCCACCACGACATCCCCCTCACCGTGGTCGCGACCAAGCACGACAAGGTCAAGTCGTCCCAGCGGCAGAAGCGGAAGCGGCAGGTGGCCGAGGCCCTCGGCGTCGAGCCCGGGGACGTCGTCTGGGTGAGCACGGCGAAGGGCACCGGAGTCGACCGCCTCCGCGGCCTGGTCGGGGAGTGGCTGTCCGTCGCGTGA
- a CDS encoding carbon starvation protein A: MPAVVVLVVVLGAFALGYRFYATYLAEKVYALDDSRPTPAVEMEDGVDYVPTNKHVLFGHHFTSVAGAAPIVGPAIAVFWGWVPALLWVSIGTIVAAGVHDFGALVVSARNGGRNIGNIAGDIINRRARTLFLLILFFLLTLVVAVFAVVIGNLLVANPGAVIPIFAEIPLAIGIGIYIRRTNTGALVPSIVGVIALYLLIAVGQAVPIEIDGLAESLGIGARTLWVLILYAYAFIASRIPVWILLQPRDYINSHQLFIALGVIFLGLTIGLDTIEAPALNSDVPDGSPSFFPFLFVTIACGAISGFHSLVSSGTTSKQLAKESDAKYVGYVGALGEGALALGSILAVTAGVAASGIEADFSTMYPDFATASGGAVGNFVNGIAGFASHVGVPIELGTVFAAVVVISFAATSMDTGVRLQRYIVEEIAELAGARALKRNITLTTAIAVAVPLALSLAPGGGEQGYAFGRLWTLFGTTNQLTAGLALAVVAVWVTKGGRSAVAQIAPLVFLFVMTVWALLENLGDFISEGDWVLAPLDAIILGLALWLIVEATLALRAARAAGGVSEDAEEIGAIT; the protein is encoded by the coding sequence ATGCCGGCAGTCGTCGTCCTCGTCGTGGTGCTCGGGGCGTTCGCCCTGGGCTACAGGTTCTACGCGACCTACCTGGCCGAGAAGGTGTACGCCCTGGACGACAGCCGGCCCACGCCGGCGGTCGAGATGGAGGACGGGGTCGACTACGTCCCGACCAACAAGCACGTGCTGTTCGGCCACCACTTCACGTCGGTGGCCGGCGCCGCCCCGATCGTCGGGCCGGCCATCGCGGTGTTCTGGGGCTGGGTGCCCGCCCTGCTGTGGGTGTCGATCGGGACGATCGTCGCGGCCGGGGTCCACGACTTCGGCGCGCTCGTCGTCTCGGCGCGCAACGGTGGACGCAACATCGGGAACATCGCCGGGGACATCATCAACCGGCGGGCCCGGACCCTCTTCCTCCTCATCCTCTTCTTCCTGCTGACCCTGGTCGTCGCCGTGTTCGCCGTCGTCATCGGCAACCTGCTGGTCGCCAACCCCGGGGCGGTCATCCCGATCTTCGCCGAGATCCCCCTCGCGATCGGGATCGGCATCTACATCCGCAGGACGAACACCGGGGCGCTCGTCCCCTCCATCGTCGGCGTCATCGCCCTGTACCTGCTGATCGCCGTCGGGCAGGCCGTCCCGATCGAGATCGACGGGCTGGCGGAGTCCCTCGGCATCGGCGCGCGGACCCTGTGGGTGCTGATCCTCTACGCCTACGCCTTCATCGCCTCGCGCATCCCCGTGTGGATCCTGCTGCAGCCGCGCGACTACATCAACTCCCACCAGCTGTTCATCGCCCTCGGGGTGATCTTCCTCGGGCTCACGATCGGCCTGGACACGATCGAGGCGCCGGCTCTCAACTCCGACGTCCCCGACGGGTCGCCGAGCTTCTTCCCGTTCCTCTTCGTGACCATCGCCTGCGGGGCGATCAGCGGCTTCCACTCCCTGGTCAGCTCGGGCACGACCTCGAAGCAGCTGGCCAAGGAGTCCGACGCCAAGTACGTCGGCTACGTCGGGGCGCTGGGGGAGGGGGCGCTCGCCCTCGGATCGATCCTGGCCGTCACCGCAGGCGTCGCGGCCTCGGGGATCGAGGCGGACTTCTCGACTATGTACCCGGACTTCGCGACCGCGTCGGGCGGCGCGGTCGGCAACTTCGTCAACGGCATCGCCGGGTTCGCGAGCCACGTCGGCGTCCCGATCGAGCTCGGCACCGTCTTCGCCGCGGTCGTCGTGATCAGCTTCGCCGCGACCTCGATGGACACCGGCGTCCGGCTGCAGCGCTACATCGTGGAGGAGATCGCCGAGCTGGCCGGTGCGCGCGCCCTCAAGCGGAACATCACGCTGACCACCGCGATCGCGGTCGCCGTCCCCCTCGCCCTGTCCCTCGCCCCCGGCGGTGGCGAGCAGGGCTACGCCTTCGGCCGCCTCTGGACCCTCTTCGGCACGACCAACCAGCTGACCGCCGGTCTGGCCCTCGCCGTGGTCGCCGTGTGGGTCACCAAGGGCGGGCGCTCCGCGGTGGCCCAGATCGCCCCGCTGGTCTTCCTGTTCGTCATGACGGTGTGGGCGCTGCTCGAGAACCTCGGCGACTTCATCAGCGAGGGCGACTGGGTCCTGGCCCCCCTCGACGCGATCATCCTCGGGCTCGCGCTGTGGCTGATCGTCGAGGCGACGCTGGCCCTGCGCGCGGCCCGGGCCGCCGGCGGCGTGTCGGAGGACGCCGAGGAGATCGGCGCGATCACGTGA